In the genome of Streptomyces pactum, one region contains:
- a CDS encoding SGNH/GDSL hydrolase family protein — protein sequence MRHPVSRRRTRALAVGLALAAATLLPTGSAGAADQYEWAALGDSFTAGVFVGDPVPPLGDPSQDGCARTSESYPNLVERELAQSSLGKKVRLTNVACSSAVIANIAKVKQTPISPVETPPGGWPAVDTQINRAGLDADTDVVTIAIGGNSLPFGDIFPKCLELGAADKSCREYFTNPPAGVESVRERLNRVQNEYTEMLAEVHRAAPNAKVITIGYPAIMPNDATACDRGSLTELGTTTHADIDWMRDDVLKPLNKRIQRAAASFGDRFVNLYSSSEDNNVCEPEGVKWMEGICGDAADYWPATFPGTDVDCAPLGKRATMIHPNAAGHANTAILVERAVRHALSQH from the coding sequence ATGCGACACCCCGTCTCCCGCAGGCGTACGCGAGCTCTGGCCGTAGGCCTCGCGCTGGCCGCGGCCACGCTCTTACCCACCGGCTCCGCCGGTGCGGCCGACCAGTACGAGTGGGCCGCGCTCGGGGACTCGTTCACCGCGGGCGTCTTCGTCGGCGACCCGGTGCCCCCGCTGGGGGATCCGTCGCAGGACGGCTGCGCCCGGACCAGCGAGTCCTACCCGAACCTGGTCGAGCGGGAACTCGCCCAGTCCTCATTGGGCAAGAAGGTCCGCCTGACCAACGTCGCCTGTAGCAGCGCGGTCATCGCGAACATCGCCAAGGTGAAGCAGACGCCGATCAGCCCGGTCGAGACCCCGCCCGGCGGCTGGCCCGCGGTGGACACGCAGATCAACCGGGCCGGGCTCGACGCCGACACCGACGTTGTCACCATCGCCATCGGCGGCAACAGCCTGCCCTTCGGTGACATCTTCCCCAAGTGCCTCGAACTGGGCGCGGCCGACAAGTCCTGCCGCGAGTACTTCACCAACCCGCCCGCGGGGGTGGAGAGCGTGCGGGAGAGGCTCAACCGGGTTCAGAACGAATACACCGAGATGCTGGCCGAGGTGCACCGGGCTGCGCCCAACGCCAAGGTGATCACCATCGGCTACCCGGCGATCATGCCGAACGACGCCACCGCCTGCGACCGCGGGTCGCTCACCGAACTGGGCACGACCACCCACGCCGACATCGACTGGATGCGTGACGACGTCCTCAAGCCGCTGAACAAGCGGATCCAGCGGGCCGCGGCGTCCTTCGGCGACCGCTTCGTCAACCTCTACTCGTCCAGTGAGGACAACAACGTCTGTGAGCCCGAGGGCGTCAAGTGGATGGAAGGGATCTGCGGCGACGCCGCGGACTACTGGCCCGCCACCTTCCCCGGCACGGACGTGGACTGCGCTCCCCTCGGCAAGCGCGCCACGATGATCCACCCCAACGCCGCGGGACACGCCAACACCGCGATCCTCGTGGAGCGGGCGGTCCGCCACGCCCTGAGCCAACACTGA